A DNA window from Nerophis ophidion isolate RoL-2023_Sa linkage group LG13, RoL_Noph_v1.0, whole genome shotgun sequence contains the following coding sequences:
- the LOC133564201 gene encoding 1-acyl-sn-glycerol-3-phosphate acyltransferase gamma-like, which yields MGFLASLKGLFILQLLMGFVFVVSGLIINFIQLCTCIIWPINKQLYRRINCRLSYSLWSQLVMLLEWWSGTDCTLYTDQATVDKFGKEHVIIILNHNYEIDFLCGWTMCERYGILGSSKVLAKHELLKVPLIGWTWYFLEIVFCKRKWEEDRKTVFRGLERLKDYPEYMWFLLYCEGTRFTEKKHQISMQVAESKGLPKLKYHLLPRTKGFTTTLQCLKGTVTAVYDVTLNFKDKQTPTLLGIVNGKKYQADLSVRRFPVEEIPDDEKECAHWLHKLYQEKDALQEAYSKEGKFPGPTIIPPRRPWTLLNFLFWATLLLSPLINFACGVAVSGSPLLIIGFIIFLLIASVAIRRLIGVTEVKKTGSSYGDQETKKQD from the exons ATGGGTTTCCTGGCCTCCCTCAAGGGCCTGTTCATCCTTCAGTTGTTGATGGGCTTTGTCTTCGTGGTGAGCGGCCTCATCATAAACTTCATCCAGCTGTGCACGTGCATCATCTGGCCAATCAACAAGCAGCTCTATCGCAGGATCAACTGCCGGCTTTCGTATTCCCTCTGGAGCC AGCTGGTGATGCTGCTGGAGTGGTGGTCCGGCACAGATTGCACCCTATACACTGACCAGGCGACGGTGGACAAGTTTGGCAAAGAACATGTCATCATCATCCTCAACCACAACTATGAGATCGACTTCCTCTGTGGCTGGACCATGTGTGAAAGATATGGGATCCTCGGG AGTTCCAAAGTTCTAGCCAAACATGAGCTACTGAAAGTTCCTCTGATTGGCTGGACTTGGTACTTCTTAGAAATAGTTTTTTGCAAGAGAAAGTGGGAGGAGGACCGCAAAACTGTCTTCAGAGGACTGGAAAGGCTGAAAGACTATCCCGAATATATGTGG TTTCTGTTGTACTGCGAAGGCACCCGCTTCACTGAGAAGAAGCACCAAATAAGTATGCAGGTCGCAGAGAGCAAAGGCCTGCCCAAGCTCAAGTATCACCTCCTCCCACGTACCAAGGGCTTCACCACCACCCTGCAGTGTCTCAAGGGCACAG TGACTGCTGTTTATGATGTGACACTCAACTTCAAGGATAAGCAAACGCCGACTCTTTTGGGCATCGTCAATGGCAAGAAGTACCAAGCAGACTTGAGCGTGAG ACGTTTCCCTGTTGAGGAGATCCCAGACGATGAGAAGGAGTGTGCCCACTGGCTGCATAAGCTCTACCAGGAGAAG GACGCCTTACAGGAAGCGTACAGCAAGGAAGGCAAGTTCCCCGGGCCCACCATCATCCCCCCTCGCCGACCCTGGACGCTGCTCAACTTCCTGTTCTGGGCCACGCTGCTTCTCTCGCCGCTGATCAACTTCGCCTGCGGCGTGGCGGTCAGCGGCTCTCCCCTCCTCATCATCGGCTTCATCATCTTCCTCCTCATAG CGTCCGTCGCCATCCGCCGCCTCATCGGCGTCACGGAGGTGAAGAAGACGGGCTCCAGTTACGGCGACCAGGAGACCAAGAAACAAGACTag